The following nucleotide sequence is from Fusobacterium sp. SYSU M8D902.
AGAGTTTTAGGAATAGATCCAGGTACTGCGATTGTAGGTTTTTCTATTCTCGATTTTGAAAACAGTAAGTTTAAAGTTATTGATTATGGGTGTGTGTATACTGATAAGGATCTTCCTATGGAGGAGCGTCTTTGTAAGATCTACTCTGAGCTTACAGAGATAATAAAAAGATATCAACCAACTGATATGGCAATAGAGGAGTTATTCTATTTTAAAAATAATAAAACTGTTATCTCTGTTGCTCAAGCTAGAGGTGTTATTATTCTCTGTGGAAATCAAAATAATCTTAAGATTAGTCACTATACACCTCTTCAAGTAAAAACAGGAATTACAGGATATGGAAAGGCTGAAAAAAAACAGGTACAGCTAATGGTTCAAAAAATCCTCTCACTTGGTGAGATTCCAAAACCAGATGATGCTGCTGATGCTTTAGCCATTGCTATCACACATATCAACTCTATAAATTCTGGTTTTTTCAGTAGAGGTTTAAATGATAAACTCAGCACAAAAAATCTTCCCAAAACTAAGATATCTGCTAAAGAGTATAGAGAACTAATTTTGAATGGAGGTAATTAATATGATAATTGAAACTTTAAAACAGATCCGTTCTCACAGAAGTTTTTGTAGAGAAAAAATCTCAATGGAAGCTCTTGAAAAAATGATTGAAAGTACAAGATACGCTTCTTCCACTAAAAATAGCCAAAAGATAAGATATGCCCTTATCAATGATGAAGAGCTTTGTAAACAGATATTTTCCTTTGTGAAGTTTGCTGGGGCTATATCTTGGAATCCAACACTTGAAGAAGCTCCAACTGCATATATTTTAATGTGTAGTGAAACACCCCTAACAAGTATAACTGAAAAAAATCTATACTTTGATATGGGAATTGCTTCACACAACATTCTTCTTGTGGCCAATGAGTTAGGATATGGTGGTTGTATTATTGGAGCTTACAATAGACCAGAGGTAGATAAATTAGTTCAACTTCCTGAAAGATACTCTTCACATATCTTACTTGCCTTAGGAAAACCTACAGATAAAATTCATATTGTAGATGCAATTAATAATGAGACAACTTACTACAGAGATGAGAATAATCAGCACTTTGTACCTAAATTATCCCTTGAAAACATTTCTTTACTAAAAAAGTAAAAAATAATTCTTGACTTTTTTACTAGGTTAATGTATAATTCAAGTATCCTTTCTTTTAAAGTATTTTAATTTACTTAATTAACAACAATATAAAAGCTGTCAGTGCATATAAAAATCTGACAGCTTTTATATTTTTTGGAAAATTTTTATTGATAATCTTGTATATAATTTAACTTTAATTTAAAAATATTTTTTTCTATCAATTGAGTTACAACTTGAGTATTTTTTATCTCAATTCTCTCTAAGAATATTAACTCTTCTAAGCTTAACACTCCTAAACTCAATAGTGAAAAATCTCCTATTTTTACTCTTATATCCCAATCTGTATCTACTATACTCACCTGTCCACTCTCATTTAGAGAAAAAACCCTATTATTATCAGATATAATATCATCTACAATAGATATTTTAAAAGTTATCCCTTTAATATTTAAATTCTCCAGTATTTTTTTAGGATCTAAAACTCTTCCCATTATAAATTGGTTTTCACTCTTATAGACTCTTTTCTGATTTTTAAAATAATATTCAATTCTCTCTCCCTCAGGAGTTTTTATCTCCAATTTAGGATAATACTCTCTAAAAGTTTTTATAAAGCTAAGTAGGTTCTCATACTCTCTCTTTCCCTTTGCAAATAGCTCTCTTACTGTTAATATATCTCCCCTATATAGAGCTACATATCCTCTTACTATTCCCTTTGAGTAAAGCATGTAGATATCTCCACCGTCACTTATTATCTCAGCTACCCAATTTTTATAGTAGTTCTCATCTCTCTCTACATATAAGGATCTATTTTTCATAACAAAATCATATACACTTATCAAATCACTATAAAGGGAACTCTCTATTTCCAATTTTACAATCTCAAACTCTCTATCTATCTTATCAAAACATATCTCTTTAGTTTCTAAAGAGAGTTTATTTAACTTTGTAATATATTCAAAACCATAACCTCTATAGATTTCTGGATTAATTGGAGATAAAAAAACCAGTGGCAAACCCTTTTCATAACTTTTTTTTAAACTTTCCTCCATTAATTTTCTCATATATCCCCTACCTCTATATTGAGGAGAGACTGCCACTCCTACTATATAGTTAGATGGAAAAATTTTCCCATTTATATTTAGCTTATATGGATTTTCATGTAGAGAAGCTCTTATACTTCCAGTCTCCTCTAAAACTAAAAACTTATTTTTGTCATATAGTTTAGTAAAATAAAAATCCACCTCTTCTTGGGAATCTTTAAAACACTCCTCCCAGATCTCTCTCGCTCTTTTATAATCGCTATCTATTCCATATCTTATCATTGTTTACCTCTTAAATATTACTTTTATTTTTCTTTTTATTATATTATAATTTAATTAGAGAAAAAAATCTATTATCTTTAGGAGGTTTTTAATGTTTAATTTTAATTATAAAATACAGAAAGAGGATATCAATTATGGTGGACATGTAGGAAATGAGAGAGCTCTTTTATTTTTCCAAATGGCTAGAATAGCTTTTTTCGAGTCTTTAGGTCTAAGTGAGTTGGATTTGGGAGAGGGAGCTGGTGTTATTCAAAAAAATAGTTTTGTAGAATACAACAAACAGCTATTTTTAGATGAAAATATCTCTATAACAATCAAGAATATTGAATTTTCTAAGACAAGTTTCAATATTTTTTATGATATTTTTAATGAAAATAGGGACATTGTTATAAGTGGATCTACTCTTTTAGTTTGTTTTGATTATTCAAGTCATAAAATAAAAAGAGTGCCTGAGTCATTTAAAATGAAAACTCTTTCACTTTCTGAGGAGATGTAAATATGAATATACTTGTCAGTGCTTGTTTACTTGGAGTAGCTTGTAGATATGATGGGAAGTCCAAAGAGGTAGCAAAAATAGTGGAGCTTTTAAAATCTCACACCTTGATACCTGTCTGTCCTGAACAGCTTGGAGGTCTTGCAACACCGAGAACTCCTTCTGAAAGAAAATATGATAAAGTTATCAATAAAGATGGAGTTGATGTCACTTTTGAATATGAAAAAGGAGCTGAAGAAGCTCTTAAAATAGCTAAACTATATAAATGTTCACTAGCTATTCTAAAAGAAAAAAGTCCCTCTTGTGGTTGTGGACAAATCTATGATGGTAGTTTTACAAAAAATTTGATATCTGGAAATGGTACCACAACTGATTTATTATTAAAAAACAATATAAAAGTTATCTCTGAAAATTCAGATGAAGTAAAAAATCTTTAATATTAGGGTCTATTGTATTATTAGGATCTTGTAAACTACCATAAGAGTAATAATAAGTAACATCTCTAGTGAATAATTTTCCATCTCTCCTCCTTAAAAATTTTTTTTATTTTTTAAACTATTTTCAACTTTTTTAAGTCAAAATAGTATGGGATAATTTTATTATAACATAGTTATCTTTTTAGTTGAATATTTTTTTGATTAAAATTAAAATATCAACATTTATTTTAGGTGATACAGTGAAAAAGAATTTTTTAATTTTATTACTCTTTAGTTTGAGTGTTCTCAGTTTCTCTTCTACAAAAACAGCATTTGAAGCTCAATTAGTAGAAAAACAAGGGGTATTATACTACAAAAATAGTAAAACTCCCTTTACTGGAAGAGTTATTTCAAAGAAAGATAGGAACTACTACTTAAATGGAAAAGCCAATGGAAAATGGCTAACATTTTACCCCAATGGAAATCTAAAATCTATTGAGAATTGGAAAAATGGAAAACTTTTTGGTAGATTCGTACTTTATCAAGAGAATGGAACTAAAGTTTTTGAAACAACCTATTTAAATGGAAAAGATAATGGGGCATACTTACTTTTTCATAAAAATGGAGTCTTACAAATTCAAGGTGCCTTTTCTAACGGTGTTCCAAAGGGAACTTGGAAATACTACAACAACAAAGGAAAGTTGGTTGGAAAAGCTGTGTACCCTGATAAATAGCTATTCTAATACTTGGGAAAGTTTTATATAATTTTTATAAGGGGGTCTTCAATGAAGCTCATATTAAGTAAAATTTTAAATACTTCTGTCTTAGTTTCTCCTAAGAAAGCATTACAATTATATAAGATAATTGTAGAAAGAATAAAGAATGGAAAAAATGTAAATATAGATTTTTTAGGAATACAAGCTACTACACTATCTTTTTTATATATTGTTTTCAGTAATGTAGCAAAAGAGTGTGAAAAAAATTCTAAAGAATTAAAACAATTAATTTCAATTTCTAATGCATCACACAATTTAATTGAAGAGATGAAATATCTTAGAGATAACTATAAACAACTTAGTTTAAAATTCTCTGCACTTGAATATAGCTACTCTTAAAAAAATTAAATATAATAGAAAAGGAAAAAAGTTACTTCTAATCGTCAATGATTTTCAATAACTTTTTTCCTTTTTTTATCTAAATTCTAATATTTTTTATGTATACTCAACTATTCTTTTCTCTAAAATGCTTTTCTGGACATCTATTACTCTCTGATTTCTACTTCCCTTCCACTTCTGATTTAAGTCCTTTTGCTCAAGGATAAATCTTCCATCCACAAGGACATCACAAAGTGATATTAGTGCTAATCTTTTAGGATCCTCTTGTAACTGTTCCCAAGTAAAACCACTCCACATCCAGACATCTTTATCTGGAAATCTCTTTTTAAATTTTTGCAAAAGCTCTGTCAATGGCTCTACATTCATATGATAAGTTGGATCTCCACCTAAAAGTGATAATCCCCTTGCTGTTTTTCCATATTTTTCAAAATATAAAAATATCTCATCCTCTTCTTTTTGAGTAAATGGTTTTCCATAGTCTGGTTCCCAAGTATCTTTGTTAAAGCATCCCTTGCATCTGTGAGTACAGCCACTCACAAATAGACTAACTCTTATCCCTTTTCCATTTATCATATCTGAGTATTTTATTCCAGAATAATTCATTTTCCATCTCCTAGTTATGTTTTACTCTACTTATTATCTCTTTCTGTTTTCCTTTGTTGAAAGGTCTTGCGTTTGGCTGACTCAAATATCCACACACTCTTCTAATTACACTCATCTTATCATTTTCATGATTCCCACATTGTGGACACTCAAATCCTCTTTCAGTTGCTAAGAACTCTCCTTTAAATCCACAAACATGGCATTTATCTACAGGCTGGTTGATTCCCATATAGTGAATTCCCACCTCTTTAGCATATTTTAAAATTCCATGTATTGCTTCAAGGTTATTTTTTAAAGAGTCTGTCTCTATATAACTTATATGCCCACCTCTTGAGTATTTATGCCCTAGAGCTTCCAATCTCAATTTTTCAAATGGATTGATATTTATATGAGAAGATACGTGGAAAGAGTTGTCATAGTAACCCTTATCTGTTATTCCCTCTATATCTCCAAACTCCTCTTTATCTATTCTTGCAAATCTATCACAAAGAGATTCAGAAGGTGTTCCATATAGAGCAAATCCTAAATTAGTCTCTTTTTTGAACTGATCCACTTTTTCTGAAATATATTTTAAAATATTAAATGTTTTTTCATAAATCTCATCACTATATGCAAAATCCTCTCCATAAAGTAATTGAGAAACTTCACTAAGTCCTATATAACCTATTGAAACTGTAGCATATCCTCCCCAAATAAGATCTTGGATTGTTTCCTTAGGTTGTTTTTCTGCTAAAGCTCCTGATAACCATAGAATAGGTGCCATCTCTGCTTGAGTTTTCTCTAAATAGTGAGCTCTGAATACTGAGTTTTCTTTACACATCTCCATAACTCTATCTAGCTCTTTATAGAATCCAGCTTCATCTCCCTTATTTTTTATAGCTATTCTAGGTAGGTTTATTGTAGTTGCTCCTATATTAAATCTTCCTGAATATATCTCCTCTCCTTTTTCATTAAACCAAGGTGATAAGAAGGCTCTACACCCCATAGGATAAACTACTGTTCCCTTTTCTAATTGCTCCTTTGTAATGAATAAAATATCTGGATATACAGATTTTGTCATACATTCAAATCCAAGTTTTGCAATATCCCAGTTAGGATCTCCCTCATCTAAGTTTAATCCTTCACACATTGCAAAAACTATTTTTGGGAATATAGCTGTCTCTTTTTTAGCTCCAAACCCATCCATTCTAGTTCTAAATACAAACTCTTGAACAAGTTTACCCTCCCAAGAAGTCTCTGTTCCTATTCCTATTGTTGTAAAAGGTGTCTGACCATTTACAGTTGATAGAGAGTTGATCTCATACTCTAATCCTTGCATAGCTTGCTTTACAGACTCTCTAGTCAAATCACAGCTATACTCATAAGCTAGTGGATATTTCTCCTTTAGCTCCATATTAGAATACTCTATATTTCCCTTTTCTAAAACCTCTTTAGAAATCTCTTCACTAACTCTCTCCACATATTTTAAACCTTTTGTAAAATGCTTTTTAAAGCTTTTCTTAATATATGGAACTAGGGCTCTATCTAAATATGGGATTGAACACCCTCCATAAGTATTTGATGATACAGAAGCTATAATTTGAACTATGTGTCCTACTGCTACATCTACAGAGTTTGGCTCTAACATCTTAGCATTTCCAATATTACATCCACCTTTTAACATTCTCTCTATATGAACAAGCTCACAGTTTGTCTCTTTAAACAAAAGATAATCCAAATCATGAATATGGATCTCACCTGTTTCATGTGCTTTCTTTAAATGTTTAGGTAAAACTTTATTTAAATAGTAATCCTTTGATGATATCCCTGCTAAAAGATCTCTCTGTACAGAGATTGTTTTTGCATCTTTATTTGCATTCTCACTTAAAATATCTTCATTTGAGGCATCTACTAATTCAGAAATATTTTTATATATTCCTTTTTCTTTATTTCTTATCTCTGTCTTTATAGCTCTATAACTTTGGTAAGCTATAGCTATATCCTTCTCACTAGAAGCCATTAATTTTTTTACAACTATATCTTGTATATCCTCAACATGCATTCTCTTATTATCCAAATTCTGAATCTGTGTTGCAATCTTCTCTACAAGTTCCTCATTAACTGTTCCAGAACTCTGTTTAAAAGCCATTGTCATAGCTCTTACAATTCTATTTTTATCAAAATCTACAACAGTTCCGTCTCTTTTTATAACTTCTTTCATCTATATCAACCTCACTAATTTTTTACCTAAGTTATTATACAACCTTTTTATAAAAATTAAAAATATATACAATATATAGTGGTAAAATTAAAAATCCTACCACTATATAGTAGCAGGATCTATTATCTCTCATATTTTTAATCTGAGGGGCTTAAAAAATTTTTTCCTCTAGTGTCAAATATAATTTATATATAATGATGCAATTTTTCTTAAAATTTTTTTTATTTTTCATTATATAGTGCTAAAATTTCTAAATACTCTTTTCTTATCTCTTCACGTAACTGCTTTGGTTCTAATATCTCAGCTTCCTTAGAAAACTGTCTAAAGTAAAGCTTTGCATTCTCATTAGCTACCTCAAACCAATAGATATCTCCATCTTTTTTTACAAGTTTTGGTCTATAGTTAGTCAAGCTTTTTAAAAGACTCTCCCCCTCTTCACTCAGTCTAACTTTTACTATATTCCCATTTCCTAAAAATGGGTCAAAGTTCTTTCTCATATTCTCTATATATTTTTTATCTTTACCTTTAATTTTTTCATCAAGTATAGATATGATCTCAAGCTCTTTCAATTTATAGTTAGCATACTCCTTCTTCTCTTCATTATAACAGAACAGAAAGTTTTCATCCCCTCTCTCCTCCCGTTTTATAAAATAAGGCTCTACACTAACAACACTTTTCATATATTTAATTTTTAGCTTTTTTTTCTCTTTGATAGCTTCTAAAATGCTCTTTACTCTATCTTCAAATATAAATATCTCTCTCTGATACTTAAATTTTGAGGTATATAATTCAAACAGCTCTCTGAAGTATTCAGCTTCTACATCCACTTCATTAGCCCTTAAAACATCATAGTATATCTCTCTATTTGAAACATTTAAATCAAATTGTATTATCTTTTTCAATGGACGCCCTTGAGATTCTAAAAGTTTTTCTACTTCCATTTTCTTACTATATTTAAATCTCTCCAGAATATAGTTACACAACTTGTTATTATTTATACCAAACTCCTCAGTATCATTCTTCATAAGACGCCATATATCCTCTGGAACAGTCACTCTAATCTTCTTCATATTTTTTCCCCCACTACAATGGTCTTTCATTATTATAACACATTCAAGCTTTTTAATAAATATGATTCCATATTTTTAATAACAGAAGAGGGATGTTGTAAATTTCAACATCCCTTTATCATTTCTAACATTTTTTTTAAAAAATTTTTCTTTTTTAAACCAAGCTTCTCTCTCAATACTTTTTTCGCCTTATTATTTGGACAGATATTACAAAGTTTGGCATGACATAAACTACAATTATTTTCTAGTTTTTTCAGTCTCTCTTGATATCCCTCTAGCTCCTGCATAAAAATCTCCTATTTTAATTCCCATCTCTATATCTAAAATAACTATTTTTACCCATTTTTTTAGCTTGATATAGAGCTTTATCAGCTTTCTTATATAACTCTTCAAATGTAAATCCATCATCTGGTGCTACAGCTACTCCTATCGAAGCTGTTATTTTAACCTCTTTTGTTTCATTGGTATAAGTTTTTTCTAAAGAACTTCTTAAATCCTCTATCAATCTCTCTGCATCAAAATATGAAGTTATATTTGTCAAAAGAAGTACAAACTCATCTCCACCAAGTCTTCCTATAATATCACTAGCTCTGAACTTACTCCTCAACATTGTAGCAACTTCTATTAAAACCTGATCTCCACACCAGTGTCCTAGGGTATCATTTAATCTCTTATAGTTATCTAAATCTAATAAAACAAATACCTGTTTTATCTCATTTTCTCTATTACTAATAAGTATTTTATTTATCTTATTTTTTAATGTTGTAGCATTGTATATTCCTGTTAATCCATCTTTTTCTGCTCTATTTTTTAGTTCAATCTCTTGATGTTTTTTACTATCTATGTCATTAATAACAAATAAAACTTTTAAACTATCTTGAATATTTATCTTATAAATTATACAAGATACCCATTTATATATATCATTAGTCTTATATAAAAACTCTATCTCATACAGCTCTTTTTGATCAAGAAATACTTTATTCAGATTTTTTACTGAAATCTTATCTAAAACAAATAAAAGGTGCTCATCCTTTACATTTTTTAAAATATTATCTTGTAAAAATCTATCTAAATTCAATTGAGTCTCTTCACCATTGATTTCTATCACTTGGTTATCTTTTAAATCTACTTTTGCATAGAGTAGTGAGTTTTCTACTAATTTATCATAAACTTCTAATTTTCTCTTAATCTCTTTCTCTTTCTTTTTAGCTTCAGTAATATTAGCTACTATTCCAATAGTAGTTAGTATTCTGTTGTAATTATCATATGTATTTAATAAAAGAATGTTGTACCAACTCTCTATTCCATCAACAACAACTTTTATATCAGCTTCACTATTTTTTCTTCTATAGTTATTTAAAAATAGATCATTTAAACTATCTTGACTCTCTTTAGCTACAATTCCTTTATCTATAAAGCTTTGAGGTACTGCTTTTATAACTTTTTTATCAAAGAGAGGAGTTAAAAAATTAGTTTTTAATGTAATCTCTTTATAGAAATTATCATATGTAAATACCATATGATTAGAGTGCTCAGCTGCTGTACATAAAATATCTATATTTTCATCTGCTTTTTTTTGTGCTTCTTTTATATCCTCGGTAGTTCTTCTATTATATAGATAAACACAGATCAACATAACTATAAAACAGATTATTGTCACTATCTCATCTGTCAAAGCTAACTCATTTATTAAAGTAACTCTCTCTTTCATCAAAGAGTCTCCACTTTCAGAGACAAGATATCCCTTCATCTCTCTCAATGGTGTATAGTACCCATAGTAAGTTATACCATCTTTTTTATATCTAAATTCTCCCTCTTTTTTACTTAAAAATTTATTTTTTATACGCTCTATTTTTTTATCATTAACTTTAGCTTCTTTTAAGTATTGCCAAAAATTTATGTCAGTATCATTATTTTGAAATTTGTTTATATATGTTCCAGAAGTATCTAAGATATAAGTTTTATTATTTTCATCATTTTCTAATTTAATATTAGATATTTTTTCAATAGTCTTAAAATGAAAAACTCCATATACCACTCCAATTATCTTATTTTTTATTTTTTTAGAATAGATTGGATAGGAGATAATTTGAACATATTTTCCATTTTCAACTTTAGATGAAATAACTCCTGAAAGTCCGACCTCTCCCTTAATTGATTTCTTAAAATAACTTCTATCTGCTATATTAACCTTATTTCCCAAATTATCACAAGCATTTCCATTTTCATCTGTTACACCTATAAAATCATAATAAGTTAACTCTTTAGAAAATTGAAGCATCTTTATTATCTCTGGAGTATCAAACTCCCCGTACTCGCTTACTAATTTACCTATATTTTCTAAATCATTAATCATATCATCAATTATTAATTTAGTGTCTAATACCTTGTGTTTTGCATAATTTTTTAAATTTAGTTTGAAATACTTTATCTCTTCCTCTTTTATTTTTCCTCTAAATGAGTAAAAAGATAAAACATTCCCCAATAATGCTAATAAAATAACAATGATAAAATTTCTATTTTTTCTTATAATCCCCTTCATCTTTTTGCCCCTAAATTCTTTTAATTATGTTAAATTATACCAAACATCTCATATATATTCAAGTGATTTTTAATTTTATATACAATAAAATTTTACGGACAAAGTGATAATTAAAAGTTTTATCCTTTGACTATCACCTTGTCCGTTAGATTAAATTGTATTACTATAATAAACTTTATCATTTTGATCTTTTATTAAAAATTTAATTTTTTGATTATATAGTTCTTTAGGGATTGGTACTTCTGTTTCTATAAGAGATTTTCCCTCTCTTGCAGACATTCCTAACTTTCCTTTTAATCCATCTATTGATCTCCTTGAAACTATTTCATAGGAAAATTTTGAAGAGGTATTACCTATATTTTCCAAATTTATTTTTACTAAAATACTTTTCTGTCCTCTCTTAATATCTATTTTATCTATCTTATTTTTGATAAGACTCTCTCCCTTAGTTCCATATATTGGAACTCCTATCTCTGTTATTAGGTTAACATTTGTCAATCTACTGCTTTTATCCTCATTTTTTATTTCATAAGGTACCTCTTTAAATACAACATAACTTTTGTATTCACCATCTATATACTTAGAATTTGGTTTTACTCTAAAACGTACAGTCTGTCTTCCCCCTGCTTTTATAAAGATTTTTTTAGGGAATATAACTATATCATCATTTAGATTATAGTTTTCACCAAACCTCTTATCTCCTTCTATATAAGCTTCTAATCTCATTGGTTCAGTTGTATTATTAGTTATATATATCTCATTGGTACTTACTTTTGTCAATTCCACTTCATATCTAGTTGGAACTACTGAAAAATTTAAAGAGTAGGCTATTGCTATATTGATAATAAATAAAATTATATATAAAAATTTCTTCATTAATTTCTCCTCTTAATATATTAAAAAGTCTGAATTTACAGACTTTTTTAATTAATCATATAAAGCTTTTATTGTCATTTCTCCTCTATAGCTTCCCTCTTTTTGATCTACTGCTGCTGAAGTCCATCCACCAATAGAGAATAATTTTTTCCCTTCATTTAAAACAAGATTCTCAGCTAAATTTTCTCCACCCTCTGCTACTACTCCTAATCTTGCTTCCATTTTCTCATTTTTAGCACTTCCTTCACCAGTAGTCATAGTTACATGGTGTACTGCTTCTGTTGTTCCTAATTGAGTATACCCTCCTGAAACATCTGTTTTTATAAAAACTTTAATATTTTCTCCAGGTGTTCCCTTTATTTCAAATAATCCTAAAGTTTCTGAATATTTATTCTCTTGTCCTGGAGTTATTAATCCAAAATCTACATGATTGATTACATTCATCTCTAAAGGTTTAATTACCTTTGCTGTTACATTAACTTTTCCCTCTACTGCTCCTGTATTTTGTGAAAAAGCTAATCCCTGTACTAATAAAAATCCCACTAATAATAATTTTTTCATTTTTTATTCCTCCCTAATATTTTTCAAAAAAAAATGCAACTGAGATTAAACTTTATAATTTAATCTTAGTTGCAACTGGCTACCATTTTAAAGGCCCTATAGCTTTGCGTCATAGCATTTCTACTACTTTGCCAATATTTATATTACTAGTATAGTATATCAAAGTTGTGTACTATATGTCAAGTTTTTTTCTAAATAAATATTTTTCCCATCTTTATCTTTTATATACAGTTTTAGTTTTTTATAATCTTTATTTTTCAACTTAACAGATAATGTTATCTCTTTTTTTCCTCTTCTCAGAGAGTTTCCATATCTTCCTGATAAGATCTCCTCTCCACTTTCATTTTCCAAAGAATATATTAACTTTTCACTGCTGTTTCCATTCGATATTACATCTGTGTTTATTGTAATAACTCCCTTTTTATAACTTACCTCTTTTTCAATTACTTTAACATCTATTGTTTCCTCTCCTATATTCCCGGTAATACCTATTGCTAATTCAGTTATAAAAGAGA
It contains:
- a CDS encoding sensor domain-containing diguanylate cyclase is translated as MKGIIRKNRNFIIVILLALLGNVLSFYSFRGKIKEEEIKYFKLNLKNYAKHKVLDTKLIIDDMINDLENIGKLVSEYGEFDTPEIIKMLQFSKELTYYDFIGVTDENGNACDNLGNKVNIADRSYFKKSIKGEVGLSGVISSKVENGKYVQIISYPIYSKKIKNKIIGVVYGVFHFKTIEKISNIKLENDENNKTYILDTSGTYINKFQNNDTDINFWQYLKEAKVNDKKIERIKNKFLSKKEGEFRYKKDGITYYGYYTPLREMKGYLVSESGDSLMKERVTLINELALTDEIVTIICFIVMLICVYLYNRRTTEDIKEAQKKADENIDILCTAAEHSNHMVFTYDNFYKEITLKTNFLTPLFDKKVIKAVPQSFIDKGIVAKESQDSLNDLFLNNYRRKNSEADIKVVVDGIESWYNILLLNTYDNYNRILTTIGIVANITEAKKKEKEIKRKLEVYDKLVENSLLYAKVDLKDNQVIEINGEETQLNLDRFLQDNILKNVKDEHLLFVLDKISVKNLNKVFLDQKELYEIEFLYKTNDIYKWVSCIIYKINIQDSLKVLFVINDIDSKKHQEIELKNRAEKDGLTGIYNATTLKNKINKILISNRENEIKQVFVLLDLDNYKRLNDTLGHWCGDQVLIEVATMLRSKFRASDIIGRLGGDEFVLLLTNITSYFDAERLIEDLRSSLEKTYTNETKEVKITASIGVAVAPDDGFTFEELYKKADKALYQAKKMGKNSYFRYRDGN
- a CDS encoding fimbria/pilus periplasmic chaperone; its protein translation is MKKFLYIILFIINIAIAYSLNFSVVPTRYEVELTKVSTNEIYITNNTTEPMRLEAYIEGDKRFGENYNLNDDIVIFPKKIFIKAGGRQTVRFRVKPNSKYIDGEYKSYVVFKEVPYEIKNEDKSSRLTNVNLITEIGVPIYGTKGESLIKNKIDKIDIKRGQKSILVKINLENIGNTSSKFSYEIVSRRSIDGLKGKLGMSAREGKSLIETEVPIPKELYNQKIKFLIKDQNDKVYYSNTI